The following coding sequences lie in one Fundulus heteroclitus isolate FHET01 chromosome 20, MU-UCD_Fhet_4.1, whole genome shotgun sequence genomic window:
- the LOC105931872 gene encoding rac GTPase-activating protein 1, translating to MESVVNLYNQFQGLRAQLDALNESTEPQFLQIARNFEDCRKKWLLAGEELVSCKEMLTKVETERCALEVKLKHARNQVDVEIRRRQKAEAVYEKLERQLQLIRDLLISENNGSSVHLSEEQRSALAFLSAHSQSAQGAKTNLNSSRRLTRIDESTSLLSDISYDQTDDSLDWDSSAMKIVRLRKRQKRRSSRKLADGPPQAGKRSRSTGRTSDRIQNESIVAKITTTVPAGGGVVEAVSTIETVPYWTRSRRSVLAETSTTNHSKTVGEAPGMPVSARTKGGKKHHFIPKTVIKSEFCVPCGRRTKFGKLCLRCQDCRMVTHPECRENCPLPCNPSALETPIKGAEATLADFAPPTSPMIPALVIYCIKEIERRGLHEVGLYRVSGHERLVKELKEKLVRGKTLPPLNKVEDINVITGVLKDFLRNLPEPLLTFRLHKVFMEAADIQDDGNSLAVLYQAVSELPQPNRDTLACLMIHLHKVSQSVDTKMDASNLARVFGPTLVGHAVAEPDHMTILHDTSRQPRIVERLLSIPGSYWSRFAHPDNVGMEAAQLADSPSQKGGPTHNVSILGPVTTPEHQMMSKTPSSSSLSQRVMQTLSSSTIFGSRSKATSASIRQGSFFASPQLK from the exons ATGGAGTCTGTTGTGAACCTGTATAACCAGTTCCAGGGTCTCAGAGCTCAGCTGGACGCTCTGAATGAGAGCACCGAACCAC AGTTCCTCCAGATAGCAAGGAACTTCGAGGACTGTCGCAAGAAGTGGCTGTTGGCAGGCGAAGAGCTGGTTTCCTGCAAAGAGATGTTGACCAAAGTAGAAACGGAGAGGTGCGCCCTGGAAGTCAAACTGAAACACGCACGAAACCAGGTGGACGTGGAGATCCGTCGACGGCAGAAGGCAGAAGCGGTCTATGAGAAACTA GAGCgccagctgcagctgatccggGATCTGCTGATTTCAGAGAATAACGGCAGCAGTGTGCATTTAAGTGAGGAGCAGCGGTCTGCCCTGGCCTTTCTCAGCGCCCATTCGCAGTCAGCACAAGGCGCAAAAACCAACCTCAACTCCAGCCGAAG ATTAACTAGAATTGATGAATCAACGTCTCTGCTGTCAGATATCAGCTACGACCAAACGGATGACTCTCTG GACTGGGATTCTTCTGCCATGAAGATTGTGAGACTTCGCAAACGGCAGAAACGC CGCTCCTCCAGAAAACTCGCCGATGGCCCTCCACAAGCAGGGAAGAGGTCCCGCTCCACAGGACGTACATCAGACAGG ATTCAGAATGAGTCTATTGTGGCCAAAATAACCACCACCGTGCCCGCGGGCGGTGGCGTTGTTGAGGCCGTCTCCACCATTGAAACTGTGCCTTACTGGACCCGCAGCAGGAGGAGCG TGTTGGCTGAGACGAGCACCACCAACCACTCCAAGACCGTTGGTGAAGCCCCCGGCATGCCGGTCTCAGCTCGGACCAAAGGGGGGAAGAAGCACCACTTCATCCCCAAAACG GTGATCAAGTCCGAGTTCTGTGTGCCTTGTGGAAGAAGAACCAAGTTCGGCAAGCTTTGTCTTCGCTGCCAGGACTGCAGGATGGTGACCCATCCAGAGTGTCGGGAAAACTGTCCGCTGCCCTGTAATCCCTCAGCTCTTGAAACGCCCATCAAGGGAGCAGAG GCTACTCTGGCTGACTTTGCTCCGCCCACCTCCCCCATGATCCCGGCCCTGGTGATCTACTGCATTAAAGAGATTGAACGCAGAGGCCTTCATGAG GTCGGCCTTTACAGAGTGTCTGGCCATGAGCGCCTGGTGAAGGAGCTAAAGGAGAAGCTCGTCCGGGGCAAGACTCTGCCTCCTCTCAACAAAGTCGAGGACATCAATGTCATCACAGGCGTCCTCAAAGATTTCCTCCGAAATCTGCCCGAGCCGCTCCTCACCTTCCGCCTCCACAAAGTCTTCATGGAAGCAGCCG ACATACAAGACGACGGCAACAGTCTGGCCGTGCTGTACCAGGCCGTCAGCGAGCTGCCTCAGCCCAACCGGGACACGCTGGCCTGTCTGATGATTCACCTGCACAA GGTGTCTCAAAGCGTGGACACTAAGATGGACGCAAGCAACCTGGCCAGAGTCTTTGGTCCCACCCTGGTGGGTCATGCTGTTGCTGAGCCAGACCACATGACCATCCTGCACGATACCAGCAGACAGCCGAGG ATTGTAGAGCGCCTGCTGAGCATTCCCGGGAGCTACTGGAGTCGCTTTGCACATCCTGATAACGTAGGCATGGAGGCCGCTCAGCTCGCCGACAGTCCGAGCCAAAAAGGTGGACCGACGCACAACG TCAGCATTCTGGGGCCAGTGACCACTCCAGAACACCAGATGATGTCCAAGACGCCGTCCTCCAGCTCACTGTCTCAGCGGGTTATGCAGACCCTCTCCAGTAGCACCAT ATTCGGGAGTAGGAGCAAAGCCACATCTGCCTCCATCCGCCAAGGAAGCTTCTTTGCTTCCCCACAGCTGAAGTAA